The genomic interval TTTTTTATTTGTCTTATACTTCTTATTAATTAATTCGAGATAGTGATTAATTAATAAAGCAATATCCTCTTTTCGGTCACGTAAAGAAGGAATATAAAGTGGAATGACGCTTAATCGATAATATAAATCAAGCCGGAATGTCCCCTTTTGAACCATTTCTTCTAAATGTTGATTAGTAGCCGCTGCAAGGCGGAAATCAATATGGTACTCCTTCGTTCCTCCAATTCTTGTGAATTTTTTTTCCTGCAACACCTTTAATAATTTTACTTGAATGGCCAAAGGCAGCTCTCCAATTTCATCTAAAAACAAAGTCCCATTATGGGCTTGTTCAATTAATCCTTGTTTCCCTTGCTTTAGGGCACCAGTAAAAGATCCTGGTTCATAGCCAAACATTTCTGCTTCGAATAAACTTTCGGGTATGGTACTACAATTCACTTCAATAAAAGGTTCCTTTTTGCGATAGCTTTGGTTATGCAGTTTGCGAGCAAACATACTTTTTCCGACACCTGACTCTCCTAAAAACAACACAGTTGCATCTGACTCAGCAACCCGATGAAGCGTTTTTTCAATGTGCTCCATTTTTTTGCTGCGGTAAATAACCCCTGCTTTCCCACGCAGCTCCTTAACTTCTGTTTGATAGCTTTCTATTTTTCTCTTTAATTGCTCATATTGATGTTGAAGGTTATTAATCTCTGTTTGATCTTGGGCATAGCTAATCACTAAAATAATCTTTCCATCATCGTTAAAAATCGGGTAGGCAGTGGCCATCACTACTTTTCCTGTTATCGTATGCTGCATCACTTCAATTGATTTTTTTTCGTTAAGTACCATCGCGGTAATAGATGGAGAAAGAATTCCTTCTGCTTCAAGCTCATAAACAGATTTTCCGACATATTGATCGAGCTCGATTCCATAAACAGCCCAGTGTTGGGGGTTTGTATACAAAATATATCCTTTCTCATCGGTGACAGTAATATTGTTATTCGAAGTATGGATAATTGTATCTAAAATGGTGTTAACGGTAGCATAATTCATAATTTCCCCTCTCTTTCGTCTTTTTTTGTTAAGCCTTTATTAAGAAATTTACAATCCAATTTATGGTTATGATTCAAATATAAATTATAAAGGCGGTAACAATCAAGAAATGAATCATAAATTCCCATTTTTGATTCGAAAATGGATTGTTTTCATAGAATGAGAGACTGAATCGCCTTGTTTTTACATAATTTTTACATAAATTCCTTTTGGCATGAATCTTGCTTAAATATTTTATATATCCACATATTTTTTAGAGAGGGTGTTGTAAATGTTAAAAGACGTAAAGGTAGACAAAGAATTGATGGAGTTAGATAAAAAACATTTTATTCATCCAACATCATCGATTGCCCAGCAGCAAGCAAATGGACCGAGTTTTATTTTTACAGAGGGCAAAGGAATCTATTTAACTGATATTACTGGAAAACAAGTGATTGATGGGATGAGCTCACTTTGGAATGTGAATATTGGACATGGGCGAGAGGAGCTGGCACAAGTGGCTCAAGAGCAAATGTCAAAACTAGCATTTAGTTCATGTTTCGGAACAATTAGTAATGAGCCGGCCATTCGATTAGCTTCGAAACTTGCATCGATTGCTCCAGGAGATTTAAATGCTGTTTTCTTTACTTCTGGTGGATCTGAGTCTAATGATACTGCATTTAAATTAGCTCGCCATTATTGGATTTTAAAAGGGCAGCCGAATCGCCAAAAAATTATATCTCGTACACAGTCCTATCATGGGGTAGCTATGGGAGCGACAAGTGCAACAGGCTTAAAGCCGTTCCGTGATTTCACAAACTCGATTACACCAGACTTTTATCATGTAGATGGTACCTCTAGTGAAGCGTTACGTGAAGCCATTGAACAAGAAGGTCCTGAAACAATTGCAGCTTTTATTACAGAACCTGTGCAAGGTGCAGGCGGTGTAAATATCGCGCCAGAGGGATATCTACAAGAAGTAAGAAAAATCTGTGATGAATATGGTATCCTAATGATTGTAGATGAAGTTATTACAGGATTTGGAAGAACTGGAACGATGTTTGGCGTTAATCATTATGGAGTGGTACCGGATATGATGTGCTTTGCAAAAGGAGTTTCGAGCGGATATGCCCAGTTAGGAGGCGTTCTATTCTCCGAAAAGATGTTTGATGATTTGAAGGAACTGTCGAAAGGGACGCTTCTACATGGTTATACGTACAGTGGCCATCCGACGGCTTGTAGCGTTGCTTTAAAAAATATTGAAATTATTGAACGGGAAAATTTAGTGGAAAATGCAAAACTTATGGGTGAGGAATTACTGAAGGGCTTTAAATATTTACAAAGCAATCATCGAATTGTTGGCGAGGTTCGAGCGCTTGGATTAATTGGCGGCATTGAAATTGTCAAAGATAAATTGACTGGGGCAAGCTTTGAAACACCACTCTCTCCTAAACTTGCAGAGGAAGCTGCGAAACGTGGATTAATTATCCGTACTGTTACTTTTGATCAAGATACGCTCGTCTTTGCTCCTCCTTTAGTCATTAATAAAGCAGAGATTGAAAGAATGATTGATATTTTAGATGAAACGATGTTAGCAGTTGAAAAGGAGCTTTTTTAAGAGGACGAGGAAACAGGAGAGGAAGGGAGAAGGATGATGGATTATTTAAATTACATTGGAGGAAAGTGGACTGAATCGAAGAGCAGAGAGACATATAAGCATTATAATCCAGCGAATCCATCTGAATGTTTAGGAACGACAACTGTTTCTACAGTTGAGGAAGTAGACAGTGCTGTTATACATGCTAAACAAGCCTTTCTTCAATGGAAGCAGCTCTCTCCCGTGACACGGGGAGAGTTTTTGCGAAAAGCAGCTGACCTTTTAGAGCAGCAGACTGAAGAAATAGCAGAAATAGCTACAAAAGAGATGGGCAAGAGATTCGTAGAAATGAAAGGTGAAGTTGCTAGAGCTGCGATGATTTTACGTTATTTTGCACAGGAAGGGATGAGGAAGACGGGGGAACTTCTTCCCTCTATTAATCCTCAAAATACGCTGTATTCGCTCAGGGTTCCTTTAGGCGTTGTTTCTGTCATTACACCATGGAATTTCCCTGTGGCGATTCCGATATGGAAAATAGCACCGGCTCTCGTTTACGGAAATACGGTTGTCTGGAAGCCTGCTCGGGAATCAGGGATTACAGCGGTAAAAATTGCGGAAGTATTTGAAAAAGTGGGTTTACCTGAAGGAGTTTTGAATTTGGTCATGGGAAGCGGAGCGAAAGTGGGGAATGCACTTGTTGAGCATCCGGATACAGCAGCGGTTACCTTTACCGGCTCTAATCAAGTTGGGCAAGAGATTGCTTCTAAAGCAGTGGCACAAAACAAAAAATTCCAACTAGAGCTTGGAGGGAAAAATCCTGCTGTTGTTCTAGCGGATGCTGATTTAGATTTGGCGGCTAAGCTGACGATTGAAGGAGCTATGAAGCAAACAGGTCAGCGCTGTACAGCAACAAGCCGAGTGTATGTAGAGCAGTCTATTTACGATACATTTGTAGACAAGCTATTGACTGAAGTAAAGCAAATTAAAGTGGGAGATGGACTAGACGAAACAGTAAATATGGGACCGGTAGCCTCTAAAAATCAATTTGATACAGTTTCTTCTTATATAGCGAAAGGAGTTGAAGAAGGAGCCCAATTGCTTTTCGGTGGCAAATGTTTAGAGGGACCAACATTTAACGAAGGTTATTTTATTGAACCGACGATTTTCGGACAAGTAACAAATGAGATGGCTATTGCAAGGGAGGAGATTTTTGGACCTGTTTTAGCTGTAGTAAAAGTAGCAGATTATTCGGAAGCACTCGCTAAAGCGAATGATACGATGTATGGATTAAGTGCTTCGTTGTTTACAACAAGCTTGGACAAAGCCTTCCATTTTATTAAAAATAGTGAAGTCGGAATGGTCCAAATTAATGGGGAAACAGGTGGGGCAGAACCACAAGCTCCATTTGGAGGAATGAAAGAATCAAGCTCTGGTACGAGAGAACAAGGACAAGCTGCTGTTGAATTCTTTACGGCTTATAAAACTGTTTCGATTACTTCTTCTTTGTAGAAGACATTATTGATTAATAGGAAATCTTTTGGGGAGGGATTACTATTAGGGAGCAAAAAAATCTCAATAAAGTCCTTTCGAGGATGGATATTTTATTTCTTGCTTTTGGAGCGATGATTGGTTGGGGATGGGTCGTCTTATCTGGTAATTGGATAGGATCAGCAGGAACACTTGGGGCGATGATCGCCTTTGTCATTGGTGGAGTATTAGTAATATTCGTTGGTCTGACATATGCGGAACTAGCCTCGGCTATGCCGACAACAGGTGGAGCGCTTATTTACGTACTGAGAGGAGTAGGCCCTAAAGCTGCGTTCGTGGCATCTTGGGCCTTAGCACTCGGTTATATTTCGGTTGTGGCTTTTGAGGCTGTGGCTTTGCCAACTGTTGTCGAATATATCTTTCCTAATTATAAGGTTGGATATATGTATACTATAACTGGATATGATGTCTATTTATCTTGGGTACTTGTTGGAGTAGCCGGTTCTATATTCGTTACGATTATTAATTACTTTGGGATGAAATCAGCGGCTATCCTTCAAATGGTTTTAACGATTGTAATAGCGCTTATTGGGTTAATGTTAATTTTTGGAGCGACTATTACGAGTGATTTTTCAAATGCAGAACCACTGTTTGTTGGTGGAACCGCAGGAGTCATCGCTGTTCTCGTTATGACACCGTTCATGTTTGTTGGCTTTGATGTCATTCCTCAAACGGCGGAAGAAATGAATGTACCTCCT from Peribacillus asahii carries:
- a CDS encoding sigma-54 interaction domain-containing protein, with product MNYATVNTILDTIIHTSNNNITVTDEKGYILYTNPQHWAVYGIELDQYVGKSVYELEAEGILSPSITAMVLNEKKSIEVMQHTITGKVVMATAYPIFNDDGKIILVISYAQDQTEINNLQHQYEQLKRKIESYQTEVKELRGKAGVIYRSKKMEHIEKTLHRVAESDATVLFLGESGVGKSMFARKLHNQSYRKKEPFIEVNCSTIPESLFEAEMFGYEPGSFTGALKQGKQGLIEQAHNGTLFLDEIGELPLAIQVKLLKVLQEKKFTRIGGTKEYHIDFRLAAATNQHLEEMVQKGTFRLDLYYRLSVIPLYIPSLRDRKEDIALLINHYLELINKKYKTNKKLHSSTYEALIQYTWPGNVRELENLIERLILTTDETMIFPSALPSSIIDQSSTSQKEPSLIIEQTMIESYDLKTILEKVEKWTISKAYQQCKSTYKMAAFLGISQPSVIRKLKKYKNQLLP
- a CDS encoding aminotransferase family protein — translated: MLKDVKVDKELMELDKKHFIHPTSSIAQQQANGPSFIFTEGKGIYLTDITGKQVIDGMSSLWNVNIGHGREELAQVAQEQMSKLAFSSCFGTISNEPAIRLASKLASIAPGDLNAVFFTSGGSESNDTAFKLARHYWILKGQPNRQKIISRTQSYHGVAMGATSATGLKPFRDFTNSITPDFYHVDGTSSEALREAIEQEGPETIAAFITEPVQGAGGVNIAPEGYLQEVRKICDEYGILMIVDEVITGFGRTGTMFGVNHYGVVPDMMCFAKGVSSGYAQLGGVLFSEKMFDDLKELSKGTLLHGYTYSGHPTACSVALKNIEIIERENLVENAKLMGEELLKGFKYLQSNHRIVGEVRALGLIGGIEIVKDKLTGASFETPLSPKLAEEAAKRGLIIRTVTFDQDTLVFAPPLVINKAEIERMIDILDETMLAVEKELF
- a CDS encoding aldehyde dehydrogenase family protein, with translation MMDYLNYIGGKWTESKSRETYKHYNPANPSECLGTTTVSTVEEVDSAVIHAKQAFLQWKQLSPVTRGEFLRKAADLLEQQTEEIAEIATKEMGKRFVEMKGEVARAAMILRYFAQEGMRKTGELLPSINPQNTLYSLRVPLGVVSVITPWNFPVAIPIWKIAPALVYGNTVVWKPARESGITAVKIAEVFEKVGLPEGVLNLVMGSGAKVGNALVEHPDTAAVTFTGSNQVGQEIASKAVAQNKKFQLELGGKNPAVVLADADLDLAAKLTIEGAMKQTGQRCTATSRVYVEQSIYDTFVDKLLTEVKQIKVGDGLDETVNMGPVASKNQFDTVSSYIAKGVEEGAQLLFGGKCLEGPTFNEGYFIEPTIFGQVTNEMAIAREEIFGPVLAVVKVADYSEALAKANDTMYGLSASLFTTSLDKAFHFIKNSEVGMVQINGETGGAEPQAPFGGMKESSSGTREQGQAAVEFFTAYKTVSITSSL